A single window of Nematostella vectensis chromosome 4, jaNemVect1.1, whole genome shotgun sequence DNA harbors:
- the LOC5516626 gene encoding neuferricin, with translation MSKRKGKEASVVEDNQDGSESDERASLPVDEKPKRSTLPWRNTTGALYANYYITPAVLILVSVVYVYFNADAPIIKARSSKRTEGVLLSTEDLAKHDGSQPDANIYIAILGKVYDVEKGRRFYGPGTGYHVFAGRDSTPSFVTGMFDRAKATDDCSNLKNEDLLGIKGWMEFYQKDYKYVGKVVGRYYDAQGKPTAALKEARHKMKEGERERERQKQEDVKFPGCNSKWSQAEGAEVWCSQNSAGIQREWAGVPRMLFKPGAKQPRCVCVRTTGPSSDAQEGSEGDLNHPNLKPYLGCGILDHACKLEQS, from the exons ATGTCGAAGCGAAAGGGAAAAGAAGCGTCAGTAGTCGAGGACAACCAAGATGGCTCGGAGTCAGACGAGAGAGCAAGTTTGCCCGTCGATGAGAAACCAAAGCGTTCAACGCTGCCATGGAGAAACACAACTGGAGCATTGTACGCAAACTATTATATCACTCCTGCTGTGTTAATACTTGTTAGTGTAGTATACGTGTATTTCAACGCCGATGCTCCAATCATCAAGGCAAGAAGCTCAAAGCGCACGGAGGGAGTTCTCCTATCGACTGAAGACCTCGCTAAACACGATGGCTCGCAACCCGACGCCAATATCTATATTGCTATACTAGGCAAGGTGTATGATGTGGAAAAAGGGCGGCGTTTTTATGGACCAGGCACTGGCTACCATGTGTTTGCTGGCCGTGACTCAACACCATCATTTGTGACTGGTATGTTTGACCGTGCTAAGGCAACTGACGATTGTTCCAACCTGAAAAACGAGGACTTACTTGGTATAAAGGGATGGATGGAGTTTTATCAGAAGGACTATAAGTATGTTGGAAAAGTGGTTGGTAGGTACTATGATGCACAAGGTAAGCCAACTGCTGCACTGAAGGAAGCTCGGCACAAGATGAAGGAGGGTGAACGAGAAAGGGAGAGACAGAAGCAAGAGGATGTAAAGTTTCCTGGTTGTAACTCTAAGTGGAGTCAGGCTGAGGGTGCTGAAGTGTGGTGCTCCCAAAACAG TGCTGGTATCCAGCGTGAATGGGCTGGTGTACCCAGAATGCTGTTCAAGCCAGGTGCTAAGCAGCCTCGTTGCGTGTGTGTTCGTACTACTGGACCATCAAGTGATGCGCAAGAGGGTAGTGAGGGTGATCTTAACCACCCCAACCTTAAACCATACCTGGGATGCGGCATCCTTGACCATGCTTGTAAGCTTGAACAATCATAA